TTTGAATACAGTGAGAGAGTTTTGAATGAATGTCCCCAAAGACAGACCGTGATAATGAATCAGAGAGAGGATGATGATAATTGCTGCGGCCAGTACGGTAATCGGTGATATGGTAAGGATATTAATACCAGAGCATGGAATAGTGATAATTGGGTTTAGTGGAGCTGGCAGGGTACGTAAAAGGTAGGTGGCAGAGGCAATGGAAGCTGCGGCTATAGGGGCTGAGAATCCAACAATGAGGGATATCCATCCGGATAGAAATGCTACCCCCCTCCCAAAGCTCTCCCTTAAAAAGACATATTCTCCTCCTGCCCTGGGAAAGATGGCGCCGAGTTCCCCATAACAGAGTGCACCTGAAAGGGCAAAGAGACCACCGAGAAACCAGCAAAGGAGCATACTTTGAGGGTTGCCAAGTTCCCTTATAATAAAGCCGGATGTAGTAAATATTCCTGTTCCTACTATGTTGGCAACCACCAGAATGAATGCAGAAAACAGGCCTACTTCTCTTTTCAAGTCACTGTTATTTGAACTATCTTCCATCGCTGATCTCGCCGACCTGAAAAATTACCCACTCCAGTTTTAGCCCCTATCCTTCAAAGATACGGGAATAATATCTCCATAAGGCACCTGATGCCCTTATTGCCCTTTCAGGGGATGCAAATACAGGGATACCGTTTTCTTCAAGTATCCTGGTATGTTCTCTCACCACCTTATCCTCACCTATTACCCATCCTACCACCGGTTTATTCTGGCATTGCTTTAAGTCACTTAACACTTGTTTTAAATCTATTTTCCAAATCCGCCTGTTTACCATGAGGCAGAAAAGGACAATATCCACATTGGGTTCATGCATAAAGGCAACCAGAGGTACACCGTATACATCATTAATATTCGGTGGGAATCCAACAGAAAAACAGTCTAAGGGATTTGCTATCTTTGTGGACGGAAGCAAGACCTGTTTAATCTTTTCAATGGTGTCCTTTGAGAATTCAGCCAGTTTCATGTCAAACTCTTCACAGGCATCGGCAACCATTGACCCAATACCTCCACTGTAAGTTATAACCGCTATCCTGTTGCCTTTTGGTGTATGTAAAGAGTCAAATATCTTTGTAAAATCAAGGAATTCATCCAGGTCTTGAGCCCTAATAATCCCGGCCTGCCTGAGCGCAACATCGAATATTGTGTCATCTACGGCTATAGCACCTGTGTGAGAAGCAGCGGTCTTCTGTCCATCCTCCGTCCTTCCTGTTTTAAATACCACTATAGGTTTCTTTTTAGAAACCTTTTTTGCAACCTCTAAAAATCGTTTGCCTGCCTTAATGCTCTCCATATACATAGCAATAACCCTTGTTTCAGGGTCTTCTTCCAGATATTCCATTACCTCAGCTTCGTCTATATCACAGCAGTTTCCAAGGTCTATGGATTTGCTTATCCCGACATGCATAGATGATATAATATATTCCATAACAGGACAGCAGAATTGGCCGCTTTGAGCTATAAATGCTACTCCTCCTTCCTTAAGGTAATCCAGGGGATAAAAGTGGAGCACAAGGTTGTTAAAGGTATTAACAGGGCCAACTGCATTGGGCCCCATTATTCTTATTCCCTTCTGTTTTGCCAGGTTAACTACCTCCATCTGCCGTTTTGACCCAGCTTCACCAGATTCAGAAAACCCTCCGGAGACCAGCAATACATTCCTGGTTCCTTTGGCTGCACAGTCGTGCAGCAATTTAGGGGTATTATCTGCAGGCACCAGAGAGACGGCAAGGTCTATATTTTCAGGGAGATCTTTGATGCTTTTGTATATTTTAAACCCTAAAACATCACCTCCTTCAGGATTAACGGGATATATCTTTCCATTAAAGCCGAACTCTCTTAAGTTTCTTGTGATAAGGTGTCCTGCTTTATTAGGTGTCTTGAAGACTCCAACTATTGCAATACTTTTTGGTTCTAAGAACGCCTTTAGTACGTGTTCCATTATCCCTCCTGATAATATCCTGGCCTCATGTCATTTCGAGTCCGCCTCTGGTGGACGAGAAATCTGATATCGTTAAAGATTCCTCGTTGCTTTCGATCCTCGGAATGACGAAACAGGACTTTTTGCGAGTCCATCAATAGATTGAAGCAGTATATATAAGAGTTAATATCTGTGTCAAGTCAGAAGTCGGGGTCTGTGATTCAGACACTGAAAATAGCTTTGACAAAGAGAATTTTTTTATGGTAGGTTTCTATTATGATTAAATTTATACATACTGCCGACATCCATTTAGGAAGAGAGTTTGATCAATTCGATGAAAAAGGGGAAGAAAGGAGGGAAGACATCCGTCTCACCTTTCGTCGAATAGCGAGTCTGGCTATAGAAAAGGGTGTTAATCTTTTTCTTATATCCGGCGATCTGTTTAATTCACCCAATCCATCCAAAAAGGATCTGGAATTTGTCTTTGAAACCTTCAGGATGTTAAGCGATAACAATGTGGTTATTTTCATAACCCCCGGGAATCACGATTATTATATTCCAGATGGAATCTGGGATAGAGAATTTAGTTCTCTTGGCCGGAACCTCCACATATTTACTTCTTCAGAGTTTGAAACAATAGGTCTTGAGCGTTTCAAAGTCTCAGTAGCCGGATGTGCTTACAACAGGCATCAATCCAATTCCAGGTTGTTTGAGAGACCTGAATTCAAGATCAGTCAGCAAAACTCTATCCTGCTTTTTCACGGTTCATATGAGTATCCAAATCAGGAGTACCGGGATCAGCCTTTCTCATTGGAAGAGCTGAAAAGATTGCCATTCAACTATATAGCCCTGGGGCACTACCATCGGCACATGGAGATTTTTTCAGAGGAGAAAAGGGTATGTTTCTATCCCGGTGTCCCGGAGGGACTGAACCTGGATGAGCGAAATGCCGGGAAGCGGTATGTAATATTGGGGGAGATCTCTGACCACGGTGAAGTTAACATAACCATTGAAGAGGTTCAAAGGAAGATCATAGAGATATTAAACATTGACTGTACACACTTCCAGGAAAAAGACACGCTGGAGATGAAGATCAGGGAGCATGCCGGTGATAATAAGATTCTCAAACTTAACCTGACCGGCAAGCCGACAATGGATATATTAGAGACCATTGACGAGTTACAGGAGAGGTTCAGTGGGTACTTCTACATGTTGAAGATCAATAAAAACCAGTTAGATACCCCCATAGACATTCCTGTGGATCCAAGGTTCATAATCGGAAGGTTCTGCCGCAAATTAGAAGACCAGATAGACAGAGCAGAGAATGAGGAGGAAAAGCAGCTTCTTAAGACAGCCCTTAACCTTGGAATCAATGCCATCAGAGAGGCCGAAAAGAAATGAAAATCAGGTCCATCGAATTTGCCGGAATAAGGGTTTACTCTGATAACCAGAGAGTGGAATTTGGCGATAATATTAATATACTTGTTGGAAGAAACAGGGCTGGTAAATCAAGCCTTCAGGATGCACTTGTGATCGGGCTTTTTGGCATGGGTAAACAGAGTGAGCGGCTGAACAGGTCTTTTGTGTGGTCATGGACCAATCCCAACGAGTTCTGTACAGTAATTCGATACCAGGTTAACAGCAGGCTCTTTCAAATCGAAAGGGATTTTATAAAGAACAGGGTTTCCTTCGGAGAACTTGTTGATAATGAGACATATAGAGAGTTAACAAATGACTCAGAAAAGGTAAAACAGTATGTGTCTGAGCACACCGGCATGGAAAATCTGGGTCTGTTTACCTCTACCTGCTGTATAAGACAGCAGGAGCTGTCTAAGGTAAGCGAGAATCTGTCCGAGGTAGGGCATTTAATCCAGAGGGTGTTTACGGGTTCCATCAAGAGCAATGCAAAAGAGATAATAGATATCTTCAGGACAAAAAGACTCGCAATAAAGGCTTCAAAAACAACTGAAATAAGGCATACCCCGACCACGAAACGGGAATATGACATACTCCAGGAGGAGAGAGAGTCAGTTACTTCTGCCTTCGAACATGCAAAAGACGGATTTAAAGAGCTATCAAGGCTGACAGATACTATAAGTAAACTGGAAGAGGAGATTCCAGTAGAGAGAGAACAACTGAAAGAGGTCAGATATTTGCTGGAGAAACTAGAAAAGAAGAGTAATATCCAGAAAGAGCTACAGAAGTCTGCTGAAGATTTAGATAGGATTTCAGAGCAAATTCAAAGGGTTAAAGCAATTGATGAAAGCCTTTCCAGGATTAATAAGAGAATTGAGGCATTACAGTCTATCGAAGGTCATAGGGATATCATAAAGAATGAAGTGCCTGACTGGATAGCGTCTAAAGAGGCTATAGAGGATAAACTCATAAGATTGGAGAAAAAGAAGAAAATAACCGGGGAAGAGAGGCACAAGGTTCAGATAGAGCTCGACAGATTGAAGCCAGTTGAGAATTGTGGAAAATCCATCGATCAGGACCTTCCAGGGTGGGAGTATCGCAGTTCAGAGATTAAAGAAGAGATTGAGGCTGCTAATGCCGAGTTGACCAGTGTGGAATCAGAGTATCAGTCTTCCAGAATTCCTTTATGGGGAAAGATTGGCGGCGTACTGCTCTCTTTAGCAGGGATAATTCTGTTGTTCAGCCTCCATGGAATGTTAAAATGGATTGGAGGGCTGCTTGTCCTGATAGGGGTTTCGACGTTCCTTCTGGCATTGTATCCTGCATTGAAAAATAAAAGACGGCTGTCAACCAGACTCCGGATATTGAGGGATGGTATCGAAAGAAACCATGCCCAGTTGAGAGATATAGAGGAGAGGATTATCGCTCTTCTTCAGGATACCCGGCAGAAGGACATTGAAACTTTAAAGAAGGAATGGGGGAGATATAAGGAATTGAGCGGGCTAAAATCTGTTCTTGACTCAAATGTCGCTGATACCGAAGAAGAATTCCTGGAGGCTAATGAGCAATACGAAATGTATGAAGGGATGTTCAGGAATGTCCTCAATGATACCAGTACGGGTTCTGTAAGTGAGCTGAGAGAGAGATTGAATGATTATCAAAGACTGACAGATGAAAAGAGAAACAGAGAATCCGAAAGGCAGGGAATCCTGGGTAAAGAGGGGCTAAAGGAGTTGGAGGGTAAACAGAGGACTCTGGATAGCAGAGTCCGTCAATACAATCTGGAATTGACCGAGTCTGATTTGACTTCTTTCTGTCCTGCTACAGAAGAGACAGAAAAGTGGCGACAGGTTGAGAAAGAACTGGAACCAAAACTCAAGGGTGATGAGCACGAGTTGATAAGGGCGAAGGAGAGGCTGGATACCCTGAAAGACACAATACAAGACCCTGTAGGGCTGGAGGAGAGAAGGACCTATATCGAAGGCAGATTGAAGGAACTGGATTTAATCTATAAAGCCTACGGAAAGGCTATAGCAACCTTTGAAGAAGCGGTAAGAGAGTTACAGGAAGAGTATCTGCCAGAGATGGAGAAGACAACCAATCAATACTTTAAAGAGATTGTGCCGGAGGAGTTTGACAGTGTCCAGTTGGTCAAAGCATGGCCAAAGATAATCCTTTCCTCGAAGGTTAACAGCAGTATCCCCATAGCCAGTCTCAGTCTTGGAACCATTGATCAGCTCTACCTCAGCCTCAGAATTGCCTCTCTGGAACTGTTGGGAAAGGGTGTAACCCTGCCGTTGATGATAGACGATTCCTTTGCCAACTATGATCCCCATTGCCAGGCGAAATCTTTAAAGATACTTGAGGAGTTAGCCGAGAGCAGACAGGTAATATTCTTTAGCTGTCATCCGGAATACATGGAATGGGGGAGAGAGCTAAAAAAATCCAGAGGTTACTCAGTGAAGCTTTTTAATTGGGACAATAACCGCAGGATTTTTGAGATAAACTGAGGGCTGGAGAGGTATCTGATTGGTAAAAAGGGTATTCATAACGTTGTTTTTGGCTGTTTTTTCTGCTATGATTGGGATAGGGATCATCGTCCCTCTCTTTCCCCTTTATGCCCAGAACCTCGGAGCCACCGGAATCTGGCTGGGTATAATCTTTTCTGGCTTTGCCATCTCCCGTTCTATATTCGTGCCTCTCATAACCAGGCTGTCTGATAAAAAGGGCAGAAAGATATTCATCTGCATCGGACTGTTTGGATATGCCCTGGTTTCAATTATCTATATCTATGCGGGTAATGTTTATGAGCTTGCCATATTTCGTTTTTTGCAGGGTTTTTTTGGAGCCATGATTGTCCCCATAGCAATGGCTTACATAGGTGAAATATCGCCCGTGAATAAAGAAGGGACATTTATAGGGGCATTTAATATTTCTCTATTTGCCGGGTTTGGTGTTGGTCCTTTTATGGGTGGGGCTTTAAAGGACCATTTCGGCATGAATGCAGCCTTTTATGCTATGGGGGGGCTGAGCTTTATAGCCTTTGTACTGGTTCTGTTATTTCTCCCTGAACTCCATCTGTATAAGAAACAGTGGGGAAATCCCAGGATGTCTTACTGGACGATGCTGAACAACAACATAGTTAAGGGGATAACAGCATTCAGGCTCATCAATTCTATGGGAAGGGGGATGGTTGCGACCTTTCTGCCTGTCTTTGCCCACCAATACCTTAGATTGAGCGGTTCTGAAATAGGGCTTTTGATCTCAGCAAATATATTACTGACCTCCTTTCTGCAGGCACCCTTTGGAAAATTGGCAGACAGGGTGAGTCGAAAAAAGCTGGTTATTGTCGGAGGGTTTATAGCTTCCCTGGCAATATTACTGATACCTTATACATCTGATTTCACTCATTTGTTGGTTTTAAACATGGCAATGGGAGTTGCCGGAGCCATCTCTTTACCTGCGACAACTGCCTTAGCAATAGAAGAGGGAAGGAATATGGGTATGGGGGCTATAATGGGGGTATTCGACATGTCCATGAGTTTGGGTGTTGCCGGGGGTCCGCTGCTCGGGGGAATCCTTATGGATTTTCTGGGAATAGATTTCATTTTCCTCTTTGGAGGGTTTGCAGGGTTTGTATCCATTGGGCTTTTTGTCTGGTTTGTGAAACATAAATAGTCCATCCTGAAAAATTACCTTTTCCGCTCTCTGGTTCAGGTTTTTTGACCCATCTAAGCTTGCTCTATTGAAAATTCACAAACTCCCCGCCTCTGGCGGGTCAAACATGTGAATTTTCTGCATTACGCTCGCCAAGATGGGTACCCCAAAAATCCTGCCCATGTTTGCTCCAAAGGAAATTTTTCATTTTTCAGTATAAACTAAATGAGGGAGAAGAACCGGAAAAATATGAGATCCAGAGAAGACCTGCGAAGGATATTAGACCGTATTGATCGCAGAGGATATAAGGCATATAAAGACATAGAGGGAGAATATGACTTCTCAGACTTCACTCTCTTTATAGACCATGTTCAGGGCGACCCTTTTGCCTCTCCTTCAAGAGCTAGGGTCAGGGTTTCTCAGAGAATAGCAGGATTCCCGGATGAGCTGTTGAACACCAGGACAAGGAGAATTGCCTTGGGAGATTACCTTACAAGGCAATTCCAGAGAAATATAAAGAGCTCTGTCAAAGGTGGCAGGGGGATAGGGAACAGCGGAGTCATAGGGATCGATGCCCCATGCCAGGAGGTGTTGGAGAGGACTTCTGTCCTGATAACCAGGGATTTTGTTGAGGCAAGGTTTGTAATGGGTTTGCCTGCTTCAGGAAGAACCGTTCTCTCACGGGAGGCTTCTGATATGTTCTTACATGAAGTCCCTGTGCTTGCGAAAAGGTCTCTGGTGTTCCGTAGTCTGAACTCAAAGGAACTGGCAGGTCATGTAGAAGTGGTGGAGGATCAGGAATTCATTCGGGGAAAATTAGAGGATTCTGATTTAATTTCGTTTATAGCCAATGGTTCCATTCTTCCCCGCAGAAGCGGGGTAGATGATCGTCCTCTGTTGCCTTCTCTGGAGCATTCCTGCCATGTTGTTTCATTCCAATCCCCTCCATCCCTTGAAGTGGAGTTAACGACCCCGAACAGAGGGAGGATAAAAGGAATGGGTATCCCAAAAGGGGTTACTCTGATAGTGGGAGGTGGATTTCACGGAAAATCCACCCTCCTGAATGCTGTAGAAAGGGGTGTATATTGCCATATTCCTGGAGATGGAAGGGAGAATGTGGTAACACATCCGGCAGCGGTGAAGATAAGGGCTGAGGACGGAAGACGGATTGAAAAAGTGGACATAAGCCCTTTTATACAGAATCTCCCTTTTGAAAAGGAGACTGCTGCGTTCTCTACCGATAATGCCAGTGGAAGCACATCTCAGGCGGCAAATATAATGGAGGCACTGGAAGCAGGGGCATCGGTTCTCCTGATGGATGAAGATACCTCTGCTACAAACTTTATGATAAGGGATCTCCGCATGCAGGAACTGGTCTCCAAGGACAAAGAGCCTATTACCCCCTTTATTGATAAGGTGAGACAACTGTACGAAGAACTGGGTGTTTCTACTGTCCTTGTTATGGGTGGGTCCGGAGACTATTTCGATGTGGCAGACACGGTCTTGATGCTGGACGAATACCGACCAATGGATGTTACTAATCAAACCAGGGAGATAATAAAAAGCTTTCCAGGTGAACGAAAAAAGGAGGGGGGAGGCAATTTTGGTAAGGTATCCCATCGTGTTCCATTGTCAGAGAGTTTCAATCCACAGAGGGGCAAGAGAGATGTAAAGATAGATGCTAAAGGTTTGAGGACTATCCTTTACGGTAGGATCTCCATTGACCTGTCTCATGTTGAACAGCTTCTTGATATGAGTCAGACGAGGGCTATAGGAGAGATAATCCACTATTATTCCCAGAAATACTTGAGGGAAGGGGATCCCCTTAGAGATGGCTTGAATAAAGTAATGAATGATTTGGGAAAGGGAGGATTGGACATACTCTCCCATAATAAGATGGGCAATTACGCCCTTCCCAGGATATTTGAGGTGGCAGCGGCTATAAACAGGATGAGGACGTTAAGGGTAAGGTGATGTGTCGCTATGTGGTATTCAATTCAGCGATTTCCTATCATGTATATTCTTGACATAAATGGATATTACTGCAACAATAGAATCATAATGAATTACTTTTAGGGTCAAGGGGGGGGTGATGCACGTGAAACAGATTACGCTGAGAAGTATACCTGATGAGATTGAAGCGATGGTTAAGAAGGAAGCAAAAGCAAAAGGTTTAAGTCTTAATAAGGCTTTCATTACCCTATTGGAAAAGGCAACAGGTGTGAAAACAAAGGACAGAAAGAAGAAAGCGTTTTATCATGATCTGGACAATCTGTCTGGTGTGTGGTCAAAAAACGATGCTGCAATATTCAATAACAACCTTCAGCTACAGCAAAAAGTGGATGAGGAATTATGGAAAAAAACAAGGCGATTCTTGAGGAATTTCTTTCCTCTCCAAGGGTTAGGGTTGTGGCTATTGATGAAGAGACATCAGAAAGATATGCTGTGATTGTTAATCATCTCAGGAAGGAAGGCACCCCGATACCTACCAATGATTTATGGATTTCTGCTTCTGCCATGCAGCATGGGTTAAAAGTTGTAACTACTGACAACCACTACCTGAAGGTTCTGCAGATCATAACCGAGTATTATCAGGCAGACTAAAATGGATAAAGGTTTCAGTTGGACAGACTGCACAAACTTTGGAATAATCGAAATATTTAACTTATCTTGAATAGATTTTTAGAGGGTGCCTTATGAAGAAAATATCTGCATCCATATCTGCATCCATTTTAATTTTTGCTGTGATTATCGTTCTGGCAGGATGTGCAACGCCATTTATAGATGCAGCATACAAAGGTGATATTAACACTGTAAAGGCTTTATTGGCTAAGGGTGTAAATGTGAACGAGAAGGATTCTGGGGCCAGAACAGCCTTGCATCTTGCCTCCATAAATGGCCAAACAGAGATAGCGCGTATTCTGTTAGACAATGGTGCTGATGTGAATGCTAAGGCAGGGCCTTCACAACTTTTTGAACGGACATTAACACCGTTACATTATGCTGCGATGTCCGATGTTGACAATGTTGATATAGTGCGCCTTTTATTGGATAGAGGAGCTAACATAAATGCAAAATCTGATACGGGTCGAACAGCCTTGCATTATGCGGCAAATAATGGGCATGTTTATATTG
The Thermodesulfobacteriota bacterium DNA segment above includes these coding regions:
- a CDS encoding CoA-binding protein, which encodes MEHVLKAFLEPKSIAIVGVFKTPNKAGHLITRNLREFGFNGKIYPVNPEGGDVLGFKIYKSIKDLPENIDLAVSLVPADNTPKLLHDCAAKGTRNVLLVSGGFSESGEAGSKRQMEVVNLAKQKGIRIMGPNAVGPVNTFNNLVLHFYPLDYLKEGGVAFIAQSGQFCCPVMEYIISSMHVGISKSIDLGNCCDIDEAEVMEYLEEDPETRVIAMYMESIKAGKRFLEVAKKVSKKKPIVVFKTGRTEDGQKTAASHTGAIAVDDTIFDVALRQAGIIRAQDLDEFLDFTKIFDSLHTPKGNRIAVITYSGGIGSMVADACEEFDMKLAEFSKDTIEKIKQVLLPSTKIANPLDCFSVGFPPNINDVYGVPLVAFMHEPNVDIVLFCLMVNRRIWKIDLKQVLSDLKQCQNKPVVGWVIGEDKVVREHTRILEENGIPVFASPERAIRASGALWRYYSRIFEG
- a CDS encoding PIN domain-containing protein — translated: MAIDEETSERYAVIVNHLRKEGTPIPTNDLWISASAMQHGLKVVTTDNHYLKVLQIITEYYQAD
- a CDS encoding AAA family ATPase is translated as MKIRSIEFAGIRVYSDNQRVEFGDNINILVGRNRAGKSSLQDALVIGLFGMGKQSERLNRSFVWSWTNPNEFCTVIRYQVNSRLFQIERDFIKNRVSFGELVDNETYRELTNDSEKVKQYVSEHTGMENLGLFTSTCCIRQQELSKVSENLSEVGHLIQRVFTGSIKSNAKEIIDIFRTKRLAIKASKTTEIRHTPTTKREYDILQEERESVTSAFEHAKDGFKELSRLTDTISKLEEEIPVEREQLKEVRYLLEKLEKKSNIQKELQKSAEDLDRISEQIQRVKAIDESLSRINKRIEALQSIEGHRDIIKNEVPDWIASKEAIEDKLIRLEKKKKITGEERHKVQIELDRLKPVENCGKSIDQDLPGWEYRSSEIKEEIEAANAELTSVESEYQSSRIPLWGKIGGVLLSLAGIILLFSLHGMLKWIGGLLVLIGVSTFLLALYPALKNKRRLSTRLRILRDGIERNHAQLRDIEERIIALLQDTRQKDIETLKKEWGRYKELSGLKSVLDSNVADTEEEFLEANEQYEMYEGMFRNVLNDTSTGSVSELRERLNDYQRLTDEKRNRESERQGILGKEGLKELEGKQRTLDSRVRQYNLELTESDLTSFCPATEETEKWRQVEKELEPKLKGDEHELIRAKERLDTLKDTIQDPVGLEERRTYIEGRLKELDLIYKAYGKAIATFEEAVRELQEEYLPEMEKTTNQYFKEIVPEEFDSVQLVKAWPKIILSSKVNSSIPIASLSLGTIDQLYLSLRIASLELLGKGVTLPLMIDDSFANYDPHCQAKSLKILEELAESRQVIFFSCHPEYMEWGRELKKSRGYSVKLFNWDNNRRIFEIN
- a CDS encoding ABC-ATPase domain-containing protein, whose product is MRSREDLRRILDRIDRRGYKAYKDIEGEYDFSDFTLFIDHVQGDPFASPSRARVRVSQRIAGFPDELLNTRTRRIALGDYLTRQFQRNIKSSVKGGRGIGNSGVIGIDAPCQEVLERTSVLITRDFVEARFVMGLPASGRTVLSREASDMFLHEVPVLAKRSLVFRSLNSKELAGHVEVVEDQEFIRGKLEDSDLISFIANGSILPRRSGVDDRPLLPSLEHSCHVVSFQSPPSLEVELTTPNRGRIKGMGIPKGVTLIVGGGFHGKSTLLNAVERGVYCHIPGDGRENVVTHPAAVKIRAEDGRRIEKVDISPFIQNLPFEKETAAFSTDNASGSTSQAANIMEALEAGASVLLMDEDTSATNFMIRDLRMQELVSKDKEPITPFIDKVRQLYEELGVSTVLVMGGSGDYFDVADTVLMLDEYRPMDVTNQTREIIKSFPGERKKEGGGNFGKVSHRVPLSESFNPQRGKRDVKIDAKGLRTILYGRISIDLSHVEQLLDMSQTRAIGEIIHYYSQKYLREGDPLRDGLNKVMNDLGKGGLDILSHNKMGNYALPRIFEVAAAINRMRTLRVR
- a CDS encoding MFS transporter; the protein is MVKRVFITLFLAVFSAMIGIGIIVPLFPLYAQNLGATGIWLGIIFSGFAISRSIFVPLITRLSDKKGRKIFICIGLFGYALVSIIYIYAGNVYELAIFRFLQGFFGAMIVPIAMAYIGEISPVNKEGTFIGAFNISLFAGFGVGPFMGGALKDHFGMNAAFYAMGGLSFIAFVLVLLFLPELHLYKKQWGNPRMSYWTMLNNNIVKGITAFRLINSMGRGMVATFLPVFAHQYLRLSGSEIGLLISANILLTSFLQAPFGKLADRVSRKKLVIVGGFIASLAILLIPYTSDFTHLLVLNMAMGVAGAISLPATTALAIEEGRNMGMGAIMGVFDMSMSLGVAGGPLLGGILMDFLGIDFIFLFGGFAGFVSIGLFVWFVKHK
- a CDS encoding metallophosphoesterase is translated as MIKFIHTADIHLGREFDQFDEKGEERREDIRLTFRRIASLAIEKGVNLFLISGDLFNSPNPSKKDLEFVFETFRMLSDNNVVIFITPGNHDYYIPDGIWDREFSSLGRNLHIFTSSEFETIGLERFKVSVAGCAYNRHQSNSRLFERPEFKISQQNSILLFHGSYEYPNQEYRDQPFSLEELKRLPFNYIALGHYHRHMEIFSEEKRVCFYPGVPEGLNLDERNAGKRYVILGEISDHGEVNITIEEVQRKIIEILNIDCTHFQEKDTLEMKIREHAGDNKILKLNLTGKPTMDILETIDELQERFSGYFYMLKINKNQLDTPIDIPVDPRFIIGRFCRKLEDQIDRAENEEEKQLLKTALNLGINAIREAEKK